GGTCGATCGGCAGACGGTTGTAGCTGAAGAGGCCCAGCACGATCAGGCCGAGCATCAGCATCAGCGTGAAGATCGGACGCCGGATGGAAACGCCGCTCAACCCGCCGCCCACGGCGGCGTGCCGTTCCTGCGCCGGGTCGATGCGACCGCCCGGACTGTGCGGCGCCGCGTCGCGCGGCGCGTCGTCGTGACTCATCGTGCCCCCTCAGGCTCCGCTTCCGCCTCGGTTGGACTCGCCGCCGGCACTCCGCTGATCCGGACCTGCGCACCCGCGCGCGCCGCGCCGGGCGCGATCAGCACCTGCTCGCCCGGCTCGAGCCCCGACACGATTCCGACCGACCCACGCGCCACGTCCGTGCTGCCGGCATTGACCGGACGCTGTTCGAGCACGCCGTCCGCGATCACCCATACGAACGTCGCACCGCCCTGCTCACGCAGTGCTGACGAGGGGATCACCACGACACTGTCCTGCCCGCCGGTCACGATGCGGCCGGTCGCGTACAGGCCACCGACAAGGGTGCGGCCCGGGTTCGGCATGCGCAGATACACGCCGACGCGGCGCGTCGATGGGTCCGCAACCGGTTCCACGCGCTCGACCTCGCCCACGAACACCTGTCCGGGGTAGGCATCGGTCGTGAACTCGACCGGCTGGCCGCGCTGCACGCGCGAGGCCTCGCGCACCGGGATCTGCCCGGCAAGCTCCAGTGCCGTCGTGTTCACGACCTGGAAGAGCGCCTGCCCCGGATTCACCGCCTCTCCGACGTTCACCATGCGCGAGCTGACTTCACCCGCAAAGGGTGCCGTGATCGTCGCCTGCCGTGCCGACTCCGAGGCGCTGGCCGACTGCGCCTGCGCTGCGGCGAGCTGGCCGCGCGCGGCTTCCAGCGCCGCCTGCGCCGCCTGGAAATCGATCTGCGAAATCGCCCCCGCCTCGTACAGCTTGCGCGACGACTCGAAGCGCTGCTGTGCGAGCGCGACGTTAGCCTCGGCAGCGGCAACCTGTGCACGCGCTCCCGCAGCCGAGCTGCGAATCCCCTGCGCGTCCAGCACCGCCATCACCTGGCCGGCAGCCACGGCATCGCCGCGATCCACGCGGATCGACGAGACCAGCCCCGGCACCTGCGCGCGCACCTCTGCAACACGGTAGGGGTTCAGCGTGCCGGTCAGGACGACGCTCTGCGCAACACTCTCGAGCTGCGCAGTCGCAACGTCGGTCGGCTGCAGCACCACGACGTCCGAAGCGTCCACCGTCGCCTGCGCCTGCTGGTCCGATCCGCCGCACGCCGCGACGCCCAGGACGAACGCGAGCAGGGCGGCACTGCGGATGGATTGACTGTTCTCTATGGTCACGTGTCGTTCCGTTGTCGTTGTCAGATCCACGATGATCAGCGCACCAGTTCCGTCGCCGGCCGGCCGAGCGCACGCAGCGCAGTCGCCAGCGCGAGCTGGTAGTCGTGGTAGGCTGTTACTTCGTTCAGGCGTGCCTGCTGCAGGGCAAGCCGCGCATCGGACACATCCAGCTGCGTGGCGAGCCCCTCACGGAAGCGCAGCTCCGTGAGCTCGTAGACCCGCTGCGCCTGTGACACCGTGGTGCCAGCAGCTTCCAGCTGCAGCCGCGCCCGCTCGAGCTCACGCAATGCACTGTCGTACTCGAGGCGAACACCCTCCTCGAGCTGGGCCGCCTGCAGCTCCGCCTGGCGGACCTGCGCGTTCGCCGCATCGACCTCCGCCTTGCGACGCATCCCCTGGAACAGCGGCCAGCTCACCGCAAACCCAACGTTCCAGTCGTCTCGCCAGTCATTCGCGCCGGGGAGAAAACCCGTCGGAAACGCCTGGCGCGCCATGTTCCCCTGCAGGTACACGGCTGGCAGGAACGACGAGCGCGCGATGTCCGCCTGCTCCTCCATCATCGCCACGTTGGCACGCGCGGCACGCACACTCGCACGTCGGTCCAGCACGGACGCCGCTTCCGTGAGCGTCGGCAGATCCACCGCACCGACCGCAAGCGCACCGGGACCACTGAGCGGCGTCGTCAGCCGCACTTCCGTCTCGGCGGGAACGTTCACCAGCCGCTTCAGGTTCGCCACCGCCAGGTCGCGCCCGTTGTTCGCCTGCGCGAGCTGCGGGCGCAGGTTCTCCAGCTCGACCTCCGCACGCAGCACGTCCAGCTCCGACGCAACGCCCGCGTCGAACTGGAGGCGGACCTGCGCAAGGTGCGCCTCCGCCAGCTCCACGCTCGCCGCAACGATCTCCGCCGTCTGCTCCGCCAGCGTCGCGTCCAGGTACGCCTGCGCCACCTGCAGCGTCACGTCGGACACCGCCTCCTCGTACGACGCCCGCGCAGCGTCGGACGCACGCCGCGCGAGCTGCACGCCCGAAACCGCTGCCGGGGCGAACAGCGCCTGCTGCAGCGTCGCCGCCGCGTTCCACGTGTGCTCCTGGCCGAACGGCAGCCCGCTGAACAGGCTGCCCAGCGACTGGAACGCCGCGTTGGGCACGTTCTCCTCCAGGTACCGCAGCCGCTCCGCCGTCGACGCCGTGCTGTCCGGCTCGAAGCGAAGGCTGTCCGGAATCTCGAAGCCGCCCCCCTGGAAAACCGATCGCAGCGTGCGCGTGTAGCCGAGCTGCGTGTTCACCTGCGGCAGCAGGTTCGAGCGCGCCGCGCCCACATCCGCCCGCGCACGATCCACCTGCGCCTGCGCGATGCGGACCTCCTCCGATCGCTCCAGCGACCGGTCCAGCGCCTCCTCCAGGCTCAGCCCGATCGTGTCCCGCGCTTCCTCGACCTGCGCGGATGCCGCACCCGGCATCGTCGCCAGCGTCAACACCGCGGCCACCGCCAGCCACTTCCCAGCACTCATATATCCCCCCGCGATCCGCTCGACGCGATCGCATCACTGTCGTCGCGCAGCCGGCGGATCGTCTCCGTCATCAGCTCAAAGGATCGCTGGAACACCCGCAACCGCTCACGCACTTCCTCCTGCTCGGCCGCTTCCGTTTCCAGCCCCTGCTCGAACGCCTCACGGAACCGGCCGAGCCGCTCCAGGCGCATCTCGATCATGCGACGCTGCGTGTCCTCCGACACCTCGTAGTAGTCACGCCGGTCGCCCGGCCGCGTCACACGACTGATCACGTGCAGCCCCTCCAGCATGCGCGCATTCGCGCTCACACTGGCCTTGCTCACACGCAATTCCTCCGCAATCTCGTCCAGCGACAACGCGCCCGGGGTCAGCAGCAGCAACCCAAAAAGCCGGCCCGCGATCCGCGGACCGGCCTCCGCCTCGAACAGCTGCCCCATCCGTTCGACGAACTGCTCCGCCTTTGCTTCCATTCGCAGCCAGCCATCCGTTCCGTTGCAGGTGCCGCGAAGGATAGGCCATTCAGATCGTACAGTCAATACTGTACGACGTAAAATGAGACGCGCGGACAACCGGCGCCGCGGGCCGGCGGATGTCGATTCAGAAAGGGGGCGCCGTTACGCCAGGAGGAGGCCGGCGGCCGGTCCCGGCCGGCCGGAGCCAGCCGGACGCCGGCTCAGAAGGGGTTCACCACCACGCCCAGGTGGATGTAGGCGCTGCGCATGTCGATCTCGAAGGCGCGGGAGCTGACCACGCCACGTGCATAGACCGACAGGTTTTCGGAGATTCCGCGTGCGGCGAGGGTCGCGAGGGACCAGGCGCCGGAGTACTCGCTGTCGGTTTCATCCGGCTCCGGGCCGGGGACCACGCGCTCGTAGAGATCCAGACCGCCGCCCAGGAACCAGCCGTAGTTGCTGCTGCCGAGCACCCGGTACAGCAGGTGCAGCCCGCCGCCATGGCAGCCCTCATCGCCGCAGCGCTCCAGCCGGCTGGCGCCCGGGCCTTCCTCCCACTGCACGTAGTGGATCCCGGCGATGGTGCGTTCGCCGGTCGGCAGGTACAGACCGACGCCCCACGACAGAGCCTCCTCGTCGCGCTGCCCGAGCCACGAGCCGCCGCCCTCCAGGGCGATGCCCTGGCCGCTGACGGCGGCAGGAAACAGCGCGAGAACGCCCGCGAGTATCAGAGAACGGTACATACTGACTCCGTTTTTTCGTCGCTGGTACTGCTCTGCAGCGCCCGTCCCCCTGTACCTGCGAGTTCGGGCGCCGCCATGCTACGTCCGGTCCGGTCGCCGACGCAACGCATTCGTTCCAGCCCGACGCTCGTGACGCACGCGTGCGCGTCGACGTATACTGGAAACGGCCCCTCGTGGAGGGCATTCCGATGCGAACACGCCCGCTCGCCGTGATCGCCGTACTTGCCGCAGTCCTCGGCAGCGCGCTGCTGATGCTGTCGCCGCAGGCGCTGGACACGTTGCAGTGGGAGCATGCAGCCGTCGGGCAGCGCCCGCAGCGCGATACGACGTTCGGCGCGCGCATCGTCCGCCTGTCGGAGGAGGGCGGGTACTTCGACACCGACAATCTGATTTCCAACGAGCGTTCCTACCTGCACGTCGCGCCAGCCCTGCGTGCGCGCGCCGGGGGCGGTGCATACATCGGGGTCGGTCCCGATCAGAATTTCGCGTATATCGCGCTGCTGCGGCCCGAAATCGCCTTTGTCGTCGACATCCGCCGCGACAACGTGCTGCAGCACCTGCTGTTCAAGGCGCTGTTCGAGCGCTCCGAGAACCGTGCGGCATACCTCGCGGGACTGACCGGGCGCATGGCACCAGGGCATCGTGCGGAATCACGCGTCCCGGACGACAGCACCGAATCAGCCACGGCACGTGGTGAGCTGCCGGCCGCCACGGCCCGCGGCGCAGCACCTCCTGCGGGCGGTACGCTGCGTGACATCGTCGCATGGATCGACGGCAGCCCGGTGGATCCCGAGGAGCTTGCACGCGTTCAGCGCGACGTGCGTGCCCGTATCAGCAGGTACGGATACCCACTGACCGAGACCGACTACGCGGTCATCGAGCGTATTCACGAGACGTTCGCGCGTGAGGGCCTGTCACTGCGTTTCAGCAGCCATGGCAGAGCCCCGCAGTCACACTACCCGACCTGGCGTGACCTGCTGCTGGAGACCGACCGGTCAGGCGCGCCGGCAGGCGCGTTCTCAGACGAAGAGTCCTACGCGTTTCTGCGCAGGATGCAGCAGGAGGACCGCATCATCCCGGTCGTGGGCGACTTCGCGGGCACGCACGCCCTGCGCGCCATTGCAGAAGACCTGAAAGCCGACGGTTTGCAGGTGAAGGCGTTCTATACCTCGAACGTCGAGTACTACCTGTTCCGCGATGGCGGCTTCGAGCGTTTCGTCGAGAATGCGGCCAGTCTCCCGTGGCACGCCGACGCCCTCATCATCCGCTCCGTCTTCCGCGGTGGTTCTCCGTCTCTCGCCGCGCACACCGTTCCCGGGTACGGCAGCATCCAGGTGGCACAGCCGGCGCGCAGCTTTCTGGAACGGAGTCGCAGGCCAGGCTACACTGCATACAGCGAGCTGACCGCCCATGACGTGCTCCCTCCGCAGTAACCGTGCAGCTCGAACCGGAGTCCATCCCTGCATAGTGGAGACGACATGCCGAACGTGAAGATCGAAGGCCTGGCCCAGATCGCGCTGAGCGTTGCCGACGCCCGTCGTGCGAGGGCCTTTTACCAGGACAAGCTCGGTCTCCGGCTGCTTTTCGAGGCCCCACCCGGTCTGGCCTTTTTCGAGTGCAGCGGCATTCGTCTCATGCTTGCCGAGCCGGAGACGCCTTCCGAAGGCCACGCCTCATCCGTGCTCTACTTCCGCGTTCCCGCGATCGCTGACGCGTACGCGTCACTGCAGCAGCAGGACGTGCAGTTCGAGAGCGAGCCTCACGTCGTGCATCGCGCCGACGACCATGATCTGTGGATGGCCTTTTTCCACGACGGCGAAGGCAACATGCACGCGCTGATGGAGGAGCGCCGGCGCTGATGGAGAGCGCCGGCGCTGACGGACGTCAGGGTCGCCGGACCGTCGGGTACTCCACTCCCAGCTGCTCCAGATACGTCTCGTACTTTGACGGGTCGTAGCGCAGCGGCTCGAGCTGATCCCTGTAGCCGGCCATCCGTTCGGTGTTGAGGTGCACGGGCGGCGGCGTATCCAGCGGGATGAGCGACTCCCACTGGTAGTCCTTCGTCTGCACTTCCTCGAACCAGCGCTGTGTCTCCTGCCGCAGCTGTTCATCGACGAGGAGGTCGACGGCAGTGCGTGCGACGACGCGCGCGCCGTAGTTGGAGCCCTTGTGCGCGATCGGCGTGGCCATGGCGATGCCGCTCGACCAGTGGTGGCCGGTCATGCCCGGTATGTTCGCGGGGTAGCGCAGTCGCACGGTCGGGACGACCCATGACACCTCGGCGATGTCGTCGCTGCCGCCGCCCATGCCCTGGTCGGCTTCCCGCAGTGAATCGGGCACGCTCGTGTGCAGCCCGACGGTGTCGCGCTCCAGCTCCCGTTGGGCCGCCTTTGCCAGGGCGATGTCCGCTGCGCTCCACTCGGGCATTCCGACGGCGACGATGTTGGCGTGCATCGCTTCCGCGAGCGGCTTGCTGTAGTTCTGCGGCCAGGCGGCGCCGAGCACGCGCTCGGTCATTTCCGTCGACGTCATTGCAGCGGCCGCGTTCGCCATGGTCCGACCGAGCTCGTGCAGCTCACGGATGCGCGGGTAGTCCAGCTCCCGGAAGTAGTACCAGACGCTCGCCTCGGAGGGCACGACGTTGGGCTGGCTGCCGCCGTTCGCGATGATGTAGTGCGAGCGCTGGTGCAGACGCAGGTGCTCGCGGCGGAAGTTCCAGCCGACGTTCATCAGCTCCACCGCGTCGAGTGCGCTCCGGCCGGCCCACGGAGAGCCCGCGCTGTGTGCGGAGCGGCCGCTGAAGGTGAACATCGTCGACACGAGGCCGGACCCGCTGATGCCCCACGTCGTCGACATGTTGCTCGAGACGTGCGTAGACAGCATGAAGTCCATGTCCTCGAACATCCCGGCGTTCACCATGTAGGTGCGGCTCGCGACCAGCTCCTCGGCGACACCGGGGATCACGCGGATCTCGCCCGGGATGTCGTGCTTCTTCATGATCCGGCTGGTCGCGATGGCGGCGACGAGGTCCACCGCCGGGGCGCTGTTGTGTCCCTCGCCGTGACCCGGACCACCCTCGATCAGCGGTTCGTGCCAGGGGATGCCCGGCTTCTGCGAGGTCTCGGGCAATCCGTCGATGTCGCCCATGATCCCGATCACGGGCCCGCCGTTCCCGTGGCGGAATGTCGCCACGTAGCACGTCGGCATGCCGGCACAGCCGCGTTCGATCGTGAAGCCTTCGCGCTCGAGGATGCCCGTCAGGTAGTCGGCCGTCTCCAGCTCCTGGAAGCCGAGCTCACCCAGCGAGAACACCATGTCGACGATCTCCTGCGACAGCTTCTCCATGCCCGCAACTTCGTTCGCGACCTCACGTTTGAGCGCGTCCGCGGAGGGGCGCTGTGCGTGGGCGGCCGGACTGCTGGCGGCGAGCAGGAGCAGGGCTGCGGCTGTGCTGCGGCGGTGCAGGCGCATGAGTGTCTCCGGCGTGCTGAGCGGCGGCGGCGACGCGCTGCAGCGCGCGGTGCCGTTCGCCTGGATGTGGTGGAAGGGAACCGTACATCGGAAGCATGGTGCGCCGCAACGCGCGGGCCGACTGCCGCGGGCACATTCTTGTTGCGGCGGACGCGACCGCAGTCGTATCATCGCGGAAACCCCTACCGGAGGCATCCGATGATGCGGCGGATACCCTACCTCGTGCTGCTCGCCCTGTTCGTCGGGGCCTGCGCCTCGAGCGGCAGCCCCCGTTCGCTCAGCTCGCGCAACGTGATCACTCAGCAGGAGATCGAGTCGGTCAACGTCAGCACCGCCTACGAGGTGGTGCAGCAGCTGCGACCGCACTTCCTGCAGGGCCGCGGTCAGACGTCCATCCAGGACCCGGGCTCGAGCATGCCGGTGGTGTACGTGAATGGTGTCCGCTACGGCAGCCCGGACGTACTGCGGGGCATGCGCAGCATGGACCTGCGCGAGATCCGCTTCCTGAGCGCCAGCGATGCGACCACGCGTTACGGCACCGGTCACGTGGGCGGTGTCATCGAAGTGACCACCCGCGGAACCTGACCCTCCCGCTTACCCGCACCGGGGCAGACACTGGAACGCCCCGGCCCGCCCCGGTGTCTGACGCTGGCTGCGGCGTACCTTCCCGCCGCGCTCGATTCCAACGTTCAACAGGGCTGGCGCGTCGATAATGCAGGCCAAGACGGAAGGCGATGCCGGACTGGTCGCTCGCGCCCGCGCCGGTGACGGCTCCGCGTTCGAGGAGCTCGTCCGCCGGCATCTCGGCGCCGCCCACGCCGTCGCCGTTGCCGTGCTCCGCGATCCGGCGGACGCGGACGACGTCTGCCAGGATTCATTCGTCGCCGCGCTGCAGCAGCTCGACAGGCTTGCCGAGCCACACCGATTCGGCGCCTGGCTGCTCCGGATCGTGCGGAACCGCGCGCTGAGCGCGCTGCGCAAGCAGCGCGTGCGCGCTGCGGCACCGCTCGAGTGGGCGGTGGATGCGGCCGGCACCGACAACCCGGGGCGTGACGCCGAGCGTGCGGCGCTGCGTGACCGCCTTTCCGCCGCGCTCGATACGCTGCCCGAGCATCAGCGTCAGATCGTGCTCCTGCACGATCTCGAGGAGTGGAAGCATCGCGAGATCGGTGAGCTGCTGGGGATGCCGGAGGGCACGGTGCGCCACCATCTCTTTCAGGCACGCCGCGCACTGCGCGTGCGGCTGCTGCCGGAACAGGAAAAGGAGGGCTGATGGAGCCCGATCGGATTGATCTGAGCGCCCTTTCGCTGGACGCCGACCGCTTCGAA
The DNA window shown above is from Longimicrobiales bacterium and carries:
- a CDS encoding amidohydrolase, which codes for MRLHRRSTAAALLLLAASSPAAHAQRPSADALKREVANEVAGMEKLSQEIVDMVFSLGELGFQELETADYLTGILEREGFTIERGCAGMPTCYVATFRHGNGGPVIGIMGDIDGLPETSQKPGIPWHEPLIEGGPGHGEGHNSAPAVDLVAAIATSRIMKKHDIPGEIRVIPGVAEELVASRTYMVNAGMFEDMDFMLSTHVSSNMSTTWGISGSGLVSTMFTFSGRSAHSAGSPWAGRSALDAVELMNVGWNFRREHLRLHQRSHYIIANGGSQPNVVPSEASVWYYFRELDYPRIRELHELGRTMANAAAAMTSTEMTERVLGAAWPQNYSKPLAEAMHANIVAVGMPEWSAADIALAKAAQRELERDTVGLHTSVPDSLREADQGMGGGSDDIAEVSWVVPTVRLRYPANIPGMTGHHWSSGIAMATPIAHKGSNYGARVVARTAVDLLVDEQLRQETQRWFEEVQTKDYQWESLIPLDTPPPVHLNTERMAGYRDQLEPLRYDPSKYETYLEQLGVEYPTVRRP
- a CDS encoding sigma-70 family RNA polymerase sigma factor; the encoded protein is MQAKTEGDAGLVARARAGDGSAFEELVRRHLGAAHAVAVAVLRDPADADDVCQDSFVAALQQLDRLAEPHRFGAWLLRIVRNRALSALRKQRVRAAAPLEWAVDAAGTDNPGRDAERAALRDRLSAALDTLPEHQRQIVLLHDLEEWKHREIGELLGMPEGTVRHHLFQARRALRVRLLPEQEKEG
- a CDS encoding efflux RND transporter periplasmic adaptor subunit, with the protein product MTIENSQSIRSAALLAFVLGVAACGGSDQQAQATVDASDVVVLQPTDVATAQLESVAQSVVLTGTLNPYRVAEVRAQVPGLVSSIRVDRGDAVAAGQVMAVLDAQGIRSSAAGARAQVAAAEANVALAQQRFESSRKLYEAGAISQIDFQAAQAALEAARGQLAAAQAQSASASESARQATITAPFAGEVSSRMVNVGEAVNPGQALFQVVNTTALELAGQIPVREASRVQRGQPVEFTTDAYPGQVFVGEVERVEPVADPSTRRVGVYLRMPNPGRTLVGGLYATGRIVTGGQDSVVVIPSSALREQGGATFVWVIADGVLEQRPVNAGSTDVARGSVGIVSGLEPGEQVLIAPGAARAGAQVRISGVPAASPTEAEAEPEGAR
- a CDS encoding TonB-dependent receptor plug domain-containing protein, producing MMRRIPYLVLLALFVGACASSGSPRSLSSRNVITQQEIESVNVSTAYEVVQQLRPHFLQGRGQTSIQDPGSSMPVVYVNGVRYGSPDVLRGMRSMDLREIRFLSASDATTRYGTGHVGGVIEVTTRGT
- a CDS encoding VOC family protein, which translates into the protein MPNVKIEGLAQIALSVADARRARAFYQDKLGLRLLFEAPPGLAFFECSGIRLMLAEPETPSEGHASSVLYFRVPAIADAYASLQQQDVQFESEPHVVHRADDHDLWMAFFHDGEGNMHALMEERRR
- a CDS encoding TolC family protein, encoding MSAGKWLAVAAVLTLATMPGAASAQVEEARDTIGLSLEEALDRSLERSEEVRIAQAQVDRARADVGAARSNLLPQVNTQLGYTRTLRSVFQGGGFEIPDSLRFEPDSTASTAERLRYLEENVPNAAFQSLGSLFSGLPFGQEHTWNAAATLQQALFAPAAVSGVQLARRASDAARASYEEAVSDVTLQVAQAYLDATLAEQTAEIVAASVELAEAHLAQVRLQFDAGVASELDVLRAEVELENLRPQLAQANNGRDLAVANLKRLVNVPAETEVRLTTPLSGPGALAVGAVDLPTLTEAASVLDRRASVRAARANVAMMEEQADIARSSFLPAVYLQGNMARQAFPTGFLPGANDWRDDWNVGFAVSWPLFQGMRRKAEVDAANAQVRQAELQAAQLEEGVRLEYDSALRELERARLQLEAAGTTVSQAQRVYELTELRFREGLATQLDVSDARLALQQARLNEVTAYHDYQLALATALRALGRPATELVR